Proteins encoded within one genomic window of Mycolicibacterium aubagnense:
- a CDS encoding helix-turn-helix transcriptional regulator, whose translation MSETTSRVLQLLGLLQARRVWTGQELADRLGVTGRSVRRDIERLRDLGYPVHASKGRDGGYQLGAGAALPPLLLDPEEAVAMAVCLRLAAGGSVAGVGESALRALSKLDQVMPARLRSQVAAVHDATVTLTGGGAVEAVSPDDLMTLARACRDHEHIRLGYTDIRGNSTQRRLEPYRLVTTGRRWYLLAYDRDRDDWRTLRLDRMVDVSAAGTTFVARPAPDPAEYVRRAITTSPYRYVARVRFRASESQLAQVFSSASAQIEPDGPDHCIVTAAGDDPERIVLYLAMPGYRFVVLEPPEVVAAAGVVADRLRAAMPPGR comes from the coding sequence ATGTCCGAAACGACGAGCCGCGTGCTCCAGCTGCTGGGGCTGTTGCAAGCGCGCCGGGTGTGGACGGGGCAGGAGCTTGCCGACCGGCTCGGCGTCACCGGACGCAGCGTCCGTCGCGACATCGAGCGGCTACGCGACCTCGGTTATCCCGTGCATGCCAGCAAGGGCCGCGACGGCGGCTATCAGCTGGGTGCCGGCGCCGCGTTGCCTCCGCTGCTGCTCGACCCGGAGGAGGCCGTCGCGATGGCGGTGTGTCTGCGACTGGCGGCCGGTGGCAGCGTGGCGGGCGTCGGTGAGTCGGCGCTGCGGGCACTGTCCAAACTCGACCAGGTGATGCCGGCGCGGCTCCGGTCGCAGGTGGCCGCGGTGCACGACGCGACAGTGACGTTGACCGGCGGCGGCGCCGTGGAAGCGGTGTCGCCCGACGACCTGATGACGCTGGCGCGCGCCTGCCGCGACCACGAACACATCCGGCTCGGCTACACCGACATCCGCGGCAACAGCACGCAGCGGCGCCTGGAGCCCTACCGACTCGTCACGACCGGACGCCGCTGGTACCTGCTGGCGTACGACCGCGACCGCGACGACTGGCGGACGCTGCGGCTGGACCGGATGGTTGACGTCAGCGCGGCGGGGACCACGTTCGTCGCGCGCCCGGCGCCCGACCCGGCCGAGTACGTCCGCCGGGCCATCACGACGTCGCCGTACCGGTACGTCGCGCGGGTGCGGTTCCGGGCATCCGAAAGCCAACTGGCACAGGTGTTTTCCTCAGCCTCCGCGCAGATCGAGCCGGATGGGCCGGACCACTGCATCGTGACCGCCGCGGGCGACGACCCGGAACGGATCGTGCTTTACCTGGCGATGCCGGGGTATCGGTTCGTGGTGCTCGAGCCGCCCGAGGTGGTGGCCGCGGCCGGCGTGGTGGCCGACCGGTTGCGTGCGGCAATGCCGCCCGGCCGGTAG
- a CDS encoding DinB family protein, protein MHVTEELAEQLDWHWQHQLRPRLDGLTDDEYFWQPVPGCWTVHPDGSIDFSYPPPQPEPFTTVAWRLAHVIVGVLAMRNHSHFGGPPADYQSWSYARDARTALDQLDAAYAHWIAGVRGLDDAALARPCGPAEGPYADLSMATLVLHINREVIHHGAEIACVRDLYTHTKKEN, encoded by the coding sequence TTGCACGTGACCGAAGAACTGGCCGAACAACTCGACTGGCACTGGCAGCACCAGCTGCGCCCACGCCTCGACGGACTGACCGACGACGAATATTTCTGGCAGCCGGTGCCCGGCTGCTGGACCGTCCACCCCGACGGGTCCATCGACTTCAGCTATCCCCCGCCGCAACCCGAACCGTTCACCACCGTCGCCTGGCGGTTGGCGCACGTCATCGTCGGCGTCCTGGCGATGCGCAACCACTCGCATTTCGGTGGCCCACCGGCCGATTACCAGTCGTGGTCCTACGCCCGCGACGCGCGCACCGCGCTGGATCAGCTCGACGCCGCCTATGCGCACTGGATTGCCGGGGTCCGCGGGCTCGACGACGCCGCCCTGGCGCGTCCATGCGGTCCGGCCGAAGGTCCCTACGCCGACCTCAGCATGGCCACCCTGGTGCTGCACATCAATCGCGAAGTCATTCACCACGGAGCGGAAATCGCCTGCGTCCGTGATCTTTACACCCACACCAAGAAGGAGAACTAA
- a CDS encoding DinB family protein: MAGLPTPAGDERQTLINFLAFQQDAFAAVAHGLTDEQARSTPSVSALSVGGLIKHVTAVQAGWVSRAVAAPGFPPRDTRPMAEQMAEHEDQLTMRDDEKLGDLLDALRAQNTETLRVFAELDLDALVPVPHEVPWFPSDIDHWSVRWVGMHIIEELSRHAGHADIIRESIDRATMYELLAAEEEWPETDFIKRWRPAVR; the protein is encoded by the coding sequence ATGGCTGGACTGCCCACACCCGCCGGCGACGAGCGGCAGACCCTGATCAATTTTCTGGCGTTCCAGCAGGACGCCTTCGCCGCCGTCGCCCACGGCCTCACCGATGAGCAGGCCCGCTCGACGCCCTCGGTCAGCGCGCTGTCGGTCGGCGGCCTGATCAAACACGTCACCGCCGTCCAAGCGGGCTGGGTGTCGCGCGCGGTCGCGGCTCCCGGCTTCCCGCCGCGCGACACCCGGCCGATGGCCGAGCAGATGGCCGAGCACGAAGACCAGCTCACGATGCGCGACGACGAGAAGCTCGGCGATCTACTGGACGCCTTGCGCGCGCAGAACACCGAGACGCTGCGGGTCTTCGCCGAACTCGACCTGGACGCGCTGGTGCCGGTGCCGCACGAGGTGCCGTGGTTCCCGTCGGACATCGACCACTGGTCGGTGCGCTGGGTGGGCATGCACATCATCGAGGAACTGTCCCGCCACGCGGGCCACGCCGACATCATCCGCGAATCCATCGACCGCGCCACCATGTACGAATTGCTGGCCGCCGAAGAAGAATGGCCGGAGACGGACTTCATCAAGCGGTGGCGGCCCGCCGTCCGGTAG
- a CDS encoding TetR/AcrR family transcriptional regulator, producing the protein MSTPTRWAGIPLDDRRAERRGLLVDAAFELFGSGGETALSVRSVCRACGLNTRYFYESFDGIDELLGAVYDKVSVELAAVVDTAIAGAGDSVRERTGAGIAAVLGFGSHDPRRGRVLFTEARANPVLAARRAVTQDLLLDAVLAEGGRLHPDSDPVAARVGAAMYTGAMAELAQQWLSGALGAELNVVVDAALALVLRPE; encoded by the coding sequence ATGTCGACACCGACCAGGTGGGCGGGGATTCCGCTCGACGACCGCCGCGCGGAGCGCCGCGGGCTGCTGGTCGACGCGGCATTCGAACTGTTCGGTTCCGGCGGCGAGACGGCATTGTCGGTCCGGTCGGTATGCCGCGCGTGCGGACTCAACACCCGGTACTTCTACGAGAGCTTCGACGGCATCGACGAGCTGCTGGGCGCCGTCTACGACAAGGTGAGTGTCGAATTGGCCGCCGTGGTGGACACCGCGATCGCCGGCGCGGGGGATTCGGTGCGGGAACGGACCGGCGCCGGCATCGCTGCGGTACTGGGCTTCGGTTCCCACGATCCGCGGCGGGGGCGGGTGCTGTTCACCGAAGCGCGCGCCAACCCCGTGCTGGCCGCGCGCCGGGCCGTCACCCAGGACCTGCTGCTCGACGCGGTGCTGGCCGAGGGTGGCCGGCTGCACCCCGACTCGGACCCGGTCGCCGCGCGCGTCGGCGCCGCGATGTACACCGGCGCGATGGCCGAGCTGGCCCAGCAGTGGCTGTCGGGTGCGCTTGGCGCCGAGCTGAACGTGGTGGTCGACGCGGCGCTGGCGTTGGTACTGCGCCCAGAGTGA
- a CDS encoding oxygenase MpaB family protein, whose amino-acid sequence MYLPHQFIEHQLQHRFDQTIRRNYFRGMDFAGPAGDPGWFGPGSAVWHVHSHTEALVFGLQCAAFIERLDPSIYWMGMHHSRLVQRDENGVASPVIDPKGAVVRLGHSIAFFIGTAYGNTETAENLARTVRAMHHTIKGVRPDGAPYDADDPDWLRWNYATVVWGLATAHELYHPNPLRGKKLDRYYGEFIRVGHALGGTDLPTTKAETLDCLKSYLPKLALTHGAAMATGPNLPMPQSAIDWAVRDTMPKWAKQLLGHTDPNPIERTARRAVVWSIINGLHAAAGPFPEFQQAKARVKGGLDPELAPHTVPAYVPGSDPVRSRADIESVFV is encoded by the coding sequence GTGTATCTGCCGCACCAGTTCATCGAGCACCAGCTTCAGCACCGGTTCGACCAGACCATCCGGCGGAACTACTTCCGCGGCATGGACTTCGCCGGCCCCGCGGGAGATCCGGGCTGGTTCGGGCCCGGCAGCGCCGTCTGGCACGTGCACTCCCACACCGAGGCACTGGTCTTCGGCCTGCAGTGCGCCGCGTTCATCGAGCGGCTCGACCCGTCCATCTATTGGATGGGTATGCACCACTCCCGCCTGGTCCAACGCGACGAGAACGGGGTCGCCAGCCCGGTGATCGACCCCAAGGGCGCGGTCGTCCGGCTGGGCCATTCCATCGCGTTCTTCATCGGCACTGCGTACGGCAATACAGAGACCGCCGAAAACTTGGCCCGGACGGTCCGCGCCATGCACCACACCATCAAGGGCGTCCGCCCGGACGGTGCACCCTACGACGCCGACGACCCGGACTGGCTGCGCTGGAACTACGCGACGGTCGTGTGGGGCCTGGCCACCGCGCACGAGCTCTATCACCCGAACCCGTTGCGCGGCAAGAAACTTGACCGGTACTACGGCGAGTTCATCCGCGTCGGGCACGCCCTGGGCGGCACCGACCTGCCCACCACCAAGGCCGAGACCCTGGACTGCCTGAAGTCCTATCTCCCCAAGCTGGCCCTGACCCACGGCGCCGCCATGGCCACCGGCCCGAACCTGCCGATGCCACAGAGCGCCATCGATTGGGCGGTGCGCGACACCATGCCGAAGTGGGCCAAGCAGCTGCTCGGGCACACCGACCCCAACCCGATCGAGCGCACCGCGCGTCGCGCCGTCGTGTGGTCGATCATCAACGGCCTGCACGCCGCCGCGGGCCCGTTCCCGGAATTCCAGCAGGCGAAGGCCCGGGTCAAAGGTGGCCTCGATCCGGAGCTGGCTCCACACACCGTGCCGGCGTACGTACCGGGCAGCGACCCGGTCCGCAGCCGCGCCGACATCGAGAGCGTCTTCGTCTGA
- a CDS encoding ABC1 kinase family protein, whose protein sequence is MSSPRKTPHREGARLDRVPLPVEAARIGATGWQLARTGIRVVGSAFSKGSLQQKVIKQVPKTFSDLGPTYVKLGQIIASSPGAFGEPLSREFRSLLDRVPPANKDEVHKLLREELGGEPSDLFESFDDEPFASASIAQVHYATLHSGEEVVVKIQRPGIRRRVAADLQILKRGAQIAELAKLGQRLSAQDVVADFADNLAEELDFRLEAQSMDAWVAHMHASPLGQNIRVAEVYWDLTSERVLTMERVEGIRIDDAAAIRKAGFDGEELVKALLFSVFEGGLKHGLFHGDLHAGNLHVDKDGKIVFFDFGIMGRIDPRTRWLLRELVYALLVSKDHAAAGRIVVMMGAVGTVKPEGQAAEDLAAFATPLTMKSLGDLSYAEIGKQLSALADAYDVKLPRELVLIGKQFLYVERYMKLLAPRWQMMSDPQLKGYFANFMVDISRDHKNTEE, encoded by the coding sequence ATGAGTTCTCCGCGGAAGACACCGCACCGCGAAGGCGCCAGGCTGGACCGGGTGCCGCTGCCCGTCGAAGCCGCCCGCATCGGGGCCACCGGCTGGCAGCTCGCCCGGACCGGCATACGCGTCGTCGGCAGCGCCTTCTCCAAGGGCAGCCTGCAACAGAAGGTGATCAAGCAGGTCCCGAAGACCTTCTCCGATCTCGGGCCGACGTACGTGAAGCTCGGCCAGATCATCGCGTCCAGCCCCGGCGCCTTCGGCGAGCCCCTGAGCCGCGAGTTCCGCAGCCTGCTGGACCGGGTCCCGCCCGCGAACAAGGACGAGGTCCACAAACTGCTGCGCGAGGAGCTCGGCGGCGAGCCGTCCGACCTTTTCGAGAGCTTCGACGACGAGCCCTTCGCCTCCGCATCCATCGCGCAGGTGCACTACGCGACGCTGCACTCGGGCGAAGAGGTCGTCGTCAAGATCCAGCGCCCCGGTATCCGCCGGCGAGTGGCTGCCGACCTGCAGATTCTCAAGCGCGGGGCACAGATCGCCGAGCTGGCCAAGCTGGGCCAGCGGCTGTCCGCGCAGGACGTGGTCGCCGACTTCGCCGACAACCTCGCCGAGGAGCTCGACTTCCGGCTGGAGGCGCAGTCCATGGACGCCTGGGTGGCGCACATGCATGCCTCGCCGCTGGGCCAGAACATCCGGGTGGCCGAGGTGTACTGGGACCTGACCAGCGAGCGCGTGCTGACCATGGAGCGCGTCGAGGGCATCCGCATCGACGATGCCGCCGCCATTCGCAAGGCCGGATTCGACGGCGAGGAACTGGTCAAGGCCCTGCTGTTCAGCGTGTTCGAGGGTGGCCTCAAGCACGGCCTGTTCCACGGCGACCTGCACGCCGGCAACCTGCACGTCGATAAGGACGGCAAGATCGTCTTCTTCGACTTCGGGATCATGGGCCGCATCGACCCGCGGACCCGGTGGCTGTTGCGCGAACTGGTGTACGCCCTGCTGGTCTCGAAGGACCACGCCGCGGCCGGCCGGATCGTCGTGATGATGGGCGCCGTCGGCACGGTCAAGCCGGAAGGCCAGGCAGCCGAGGACCTCGCGGCCTTCGCGACGCCGCTCACCATGAAGTCGCTGGGCGACCTCTCCTACGCCGAGATCGGCAAGCAGCTGTCCGCGCTCGCGGACGCGTACGACGTCAAGCTGCCCCGTGAGCTGGTCCTGATCGGCAAGCAGTTCCTCTACGTCGAGCGGTACATGAAGCTGCTGGCGCCGCGGTGGCAGATGATGAGCGACCCCCAGCTGAAGGGCTACTTCGCCAACTTCATGGTGGATATCAGCCGCGACCACAAGAACACCGAGGAGTAG
- a CDS encoding alpha/beta fold hydrolase, with amino-acid sequence MGNPDHPAVLLIMGLGAQLLLWRKGFCDKLVEKGYRVIRFDNRDVGLSSKIEGKHSGSSLLPRMLRSYAGLRSDAVYTLEDMADDAAALLDHLEVDQAHIVGGSMGGMIAQVFAARYQHRTKTLGVIFSSNNQPLLPPPGPKQLKAITTRPPDTSRAGVIANAVNVGRIIGSPGYPTPLDQAEADAAESYDRSYYPVGVARHFGAILGSGSLRHYDALITAPTVVIHGRADKLMRPSGGRAVAKAIRRARLVLFDGMGHDLPEPLWDSIAGELATTFAEIR; translated from the coding sequence ATGGGCAACCCAGACCATCCGGCGGTCCTGCTCATCATGGGCCTCGGCGCACAGCTGCTGCTGTGGCGAAAAGGCTTCTGCGACAAGCTCGTCGAGAAGGGCTACCGGGTCATCCGGTTCGACAACCGGGATGTGGGCCTGTCCTCCAAGATCGAGGGCAAGCACTCCGGCTCCTCGCTGCTGCCGCGGATGCTCCGGTCGTATGCCGGTCTGCGCAGCGATGCCGTCTACACCTTGGAGGACATGGCCGACGACGCGGCGGCACTGCTGGATCATCTGGAGGTCGATCAGGCGCACATCGTCGGCGGCTCGATGGGCGGCATGATCGCGCAGGTCTTCGCGGCGCGTTACCAGCACCGGACCAAGACGCTCGGCGTCATCTTCTCGAGCAACAACCAGCCGCTGCTGCCGCCTCCCGGCCCCAAGCAGCTCAAGGCCATCACCACGCGGCCGCCGGACACCTCCCGTGCGGGCGTCATCGCCAACGCGGTCAACGTCGGCCGGATCATCGGTAGCCCCGGTTACCCGACACCGCTCGACCAGGCCGAGGCCGATGCTGCCGAAAGCTACGACCGCTCCTACTATCCCGTCGGCGTCGCCCGGCACTTCGGGGCCATCCTGGGCAGCGGCAGCCTGCGGCACTACGACGCGCTGATCACCGCACCGACGGTTGTCATCCATGGTCGGGCCGATAAACTGATGCGACCGAGCGGTGGTCGAGCAGTGGCCAAAGCAATCAGGCGCGCTCGGTTGGTGTTGTTCGACGGCATGGGTCATGACCTGCCCGAGCCTCTCTGGGACAGCATCGCAGGCGAACTGGCCACGACATTTGCCGAAATTCGATAG
- a CDS encoding cyclopropane mycolic acid synthase family methyltransferase, with product MIQDSTGAKDMRPHFEDIQAHYDLSDDFFGLFQDDTRKYSCAYFTGPFVTMEEAQLANVDQHLEQLDLKPGMTLLEIGCGWGLTMQRAMEKYDVNVIGLTLSKNQQAFCTELLSSTESDRTHRVLLKGWEEFHEPVDRIVSIEAFEHFGFERYDDFFKNCYEIMPADGRMTIQSSVSYHPFDMSARGKKVTFEMARFIKFMATDIFPGGRLPSTQMMIDHGEKAGFNVPDPVSLRNHYIKTLGVWAANLEHHKEEAIAISGQVNYDRYMKYLTGCQYYFLDEVLDVSLVTYAKKKVAA from the coding sequence ATGATTCAGGATTCGACTGGGGCCAAGGACATGCGGCCGCATTTCGAGGACATCCAGGCCCATTACGACCTGTCTGACGATTTCTTCGGGTTGTTCCAAGACGACACCCGTAAGTACAGCTGCGCCTACTTCACCGGACCGTTCGTCACGATGGAAGAGGCGCAGCTCGCCAACGTTGATCAGCACCTCGAACAACTGGACCTCAAGCCCGGTATGACGCTGCTGGAGATCGGCTGCGGTTGGGGCCTGACCATGCAGCGCGCCATGGAGAAATACGACGTCAACGTCATCGGCCTGACGCTGAGCAAGAACCAGCAGGCGTTCTGCACGGAACTGCTGAGCAGTACCGAGTCGGACCGCACGCACCGGGTCCTGCTGAAGGGCTGGGAAGAGTTCCACGAGCCGGTGGACCGCATCGTGTCCATCGAGGCGTTCGAGCACTTCGGCTTCGAGCGCTACGACGACTTCTTCAAGAACTGCTACGAGATCATGCCCGCCGACGGCCGGATGACCATTCAGAGCAGCGTGAGCTACCACCCGTTCGACATGTCTGCCCGCGGTAAAAAGGTGACGTTCGAGATGGCCCGGTTCATCAAGTTCATGGCGACCGACATCTTCCCCGGCGGCCGGCTGCCCAGCACCCAGATGATGATTGATCACGGCGAGAAGGCCGGCTTCAACGTCCCGGATCCGGTGTCGCTGCGCAACCACTACATCAAGACGCTCGGCGTCTGGGCTGCCAACTTGGAGCACCACAAGGAAGAGGCCATCGCGATTTCCGGCCAGGTGAACTACGACCGGTACATGAAGTATCTGACCGGTTGCCAGTACTACTTCCTCGACGAGGTCCTCGACGTCAGCCTGGTCACCTACGCCAAGAAGAAGGTCGCCGCCTAG
- a CDS encoding cellulase family glycosylhydrolase: MYSSLRGSLRACAFRGIIAALPIAMVCAYSPPSVVPTPPRLVAAQVQNVAEIVSAPSTIGIADSGLYGETQAQINQTLDTLQSIGVQDVRVFVPWIYVEPANGTYNWSSLDMVIQAAKARNMGVMAEVASTPLWEGSSNAIAGAGTPNPTDYASFVTSVAKRYGTAISAYEVWNEPNYVLSSDPIDPVAYAALLKAAYPAIKAVNPSATVVAGALGSVVTFGNITMDPTTFVSQMLAAGAAKYFDALSFHPYQESLPFSQGAGIANTPLSQLNAIYQLMTQYGDGLKKIWISEFGASTNDVSQQTQADLIKNLLATWQTLSYAGPAFIYTAQDGVPGADGYGIYNADWTPKLAVAVIQQAIKQYSSGVLGTVGSTVGTVTSGIGAVAQSLASLLQSISLAIQGEFQQLGQAINAWFAAISAQLSHTLPSSTPLAATTAAPLQTAAVTPKATTATTATTAAVVTTATTPVTAKTSSTSTTTAAAPVAAAVVATAATPVVAKTSSTSTTTAAAPVAAAVVATAATPVVAKTSSTSTATAAAPVTAAVVATAATPVVAKTSSTSTATAAAPVTAASTGNTNQSGGSTSNTGTTGTKNASHTG, translated from the coding sequence ATGTACTCGTCGTTACGCGGGTCGCTTCGTGCCTGCGCATTCCGTGGGATCATCGCGGCACTGCCGATCGCGATGGTCTGCGCGTACAGCCCGCCATCAGTCGTGCCGACCCCGCCGAGGCTGGTAGCGGCTCAGGTCCAGAACGTCGCCGAGATCGTGTCGGCCCCATCGACCATCGGAATTGCCGACTCCGGCCTATACGGCGAAACACAGGCGCAGATCAATCAGACGCTCGACACCCTGCAATCAATCGGGGTCCAGGACGTCCGCGTCTTCGTACCGTGGATCTACGTCGAACCCGCCAACGGCACCTACAACTGGAGCAGTTTGGACATGGTGATCCAGGCGGCTAAGGCACGGAATATGGGCGTCATGGCCGAGGTTGCCAGTACCCCGCTGTGGGAGGGCTCGTCCAACGCCATCGCCGGTGCCGGTACGCCGAACCCCACCGACTACGCCTCGTTCGTGACCTCGGTTGCCAAGCGGTACGGCACGGCCATCTCCGCGTACGAGGTCTGGAACGAGCCCAACTACGTGCTGTCGTCCGACCCGATCGACCCGGTCGCCTACGCGGCACTGCTGAAGGCCGCTTACCCGGCGATCAAGGCGGTCAACCCGTCGGCGACTGTGGTGGCCGGAGCGCTGGGCAGCGTGGTCACCTTCGGCAACATCACCATGGACCCGACGACCTTCGTGAGCCAGATGTTGGCCGCCGGTGCGGCGAAGTACTTCGACGCTTTGTCGTTCCATCCGTATCAGGAGTCGCTGCCGTTCTCCCAAGGCGCCGGCATCGCGAATACGCCGCTGTCCCAACTGAATGCGATCTATCAGCTGATGACGCAATACGGCGACGGGCTGAAGAAGATCTGGATCAGTGAGTTCGGCGCATCCACCAACGACGTGAGCCAGCAGACCCAGGCCGACCTGATCAAGAACCTGCTCGCCACCTGGCAGACGCTCAGCTATGCCGGCCCGGCGTTCATCTACACCGCGCAGGACGGCGTTCCGGGTGCCGACGGCTACGGCATCTACAACGCCGACTGGACCCCGAAGCTCGCGGTCGCCGTGATCCAGCAGGCCATCAAGCAGTACTCCAGTGGTGTGCTGGGCACCGTCGGCTCTACGGTCGGCACTGTCACCTCCGGCATAGGCGCAGTTGCCCAGTCGCTGGCGAGTCTCCTGCAATCGATCAGCCTGGCGATCCAGGGCGAGTTCCAACAATTGGGCCAGGCAATCAATGCGTGGTTCGCCGCGATCTCCGCTCAGCTGAGCCACACCCTGCCGAGCTCCACACCGTTGGCGGCGACCACGGCCGCGCCGCTCCAGACCGCGGCGGTCACCCCCAAGGCGACCACCGCGACGACCGCGACGACTGCGGCGGTGGTGACCACCGCGACGACGCCGGTGACGGCGAAGACGTCATCGACGTCGACCACAACGGCGGCTGCTCCGGTGGCCGCGGCGGTGGTGGCTACCGCGGCGACGCCGGTGGTGGCGAAGACGTCATCGACGTCGACCACAACGGCGGCTGCTCCGGTGGCCGCGGCGGTGGTGGCTACCGCGGCGACGCCGGTGGTGGCGAAGACGTCATCTACATCGACCGCAACAGCGGCTGCTCCGGTGACCGCGGCGGTGGTGGCTACCGCGGCGACGCCGGTGGTGGCGAAGACGTCATCGACATCGACCGCAACAGCGGCTGCTCCGGTGACCGCGGCTTCGACGGGCAATACGAACCAGTCCGGCGGGTCTACGTCGAACACCGGAACGACAGGCACCAAAAACGCATCACACACCGGATAG
- a CDS encoding endonuclease/exonuclease/phosphatase family protein, translating into MGHSVVTYAGAVALGATVAGLAVRSIPIANRLLLALAAGVPYLSLGAPVAAVMFGVARNWPLAAVAVAVTVAAVAVQLPLLRRATAPSGTPLRFLSANLRYGRAEAEPIVRYAEDSADIVALQELTPAALSRLEAAGLDRMFPYRALREMDEPGGVGLWSRYPISDIHIDDGFWLGMLAVDVQVPGAPVATRVLTVHLSAPWPDPLQGWRDDLARLAGTLLKTARASAGPVLLAGDLNATPDMREFRRLLRQGYQDAGAQAGAGVVRTHPADIFAPPVFAVDHILTRGYVATSLRTLRVAGSDHRALLAQLVAG; encoded by the coding sequence ATGGGGCATTCAGTAGTGACGTACGCGGGCGCCGTCGCGCTGGGCGCAACCGTGGCAGGACTCGCGGTGCGGTCGATCCCCATCGCCAACCGGCTTTTGCTGGCACTGGCCGCCGGCGTGCCGTACCTGTCCCTCGGTGCTCCGGTCGCCGCGGTGATGTTCGGCGTCGCAAGGAACTGGCCCCTGGCCGCGGTCGCGGTCGCGGTCACCGTCGCCGCCGTGGCCGTCCAGCTACCCTTGCTCCGACGTGCAACGGCGCCTTCCGGAACGCCGTTGCGATTCCTGTCGGCGAATCTCCGCTACGGGCGGGCCGAGGCCGAACCGATCGTCCGCTACGCCGAGGACAGCGCGGACATCGTCGCACTGCAGGAACTGACGCCGGCAGCGTTGTCACGACTCGAGGCTGCCGGGCTGGACCGAATGTTCCCGTATCGCGCGCTTCGCGAGATGGACGAACCCGGCGGCGTGGGCCTCTGGAGTCGCTATCCGATCAGTGATATACACATCGACGACGGGTTCTGGCTGGGCATGTTGGCCGTCGATGTCCAGGTCCCCGGCGCGCCGGTGGCAACGCGTGTGTTGACCGTGCACCTGTCGGCGCCGTGGCCCGATCCTCTGCAAGGCTGGCGTGATGACCTGGCCCGGCTGGCCGGCACGTTGCTCAAAACAGCCCGGGCAAGTGCAGGCCCGGTGCTCCTCGCCGGTGACCTGAACGCCACCCCGGACATGCGCGAGTTCCGGCGGCTACTGCGGCAGGGCTATCAGGATGCCGGCGCGCAGGCCGGCGCCGGGGTGGTGCGCACCCATCCGGCCGATATCTTCGCGCCCCCCGTGTTCGCCGTCGACCACATCCTCACCCGCGGCTACGTGGCGACGTCACTGCGGACGCTGCGGGTGGCCGGTTCCGATCACCGGGCGCTGCTGGCCCAGTTGGTCGCCGGCTGA
- a CDS encoding M15 family metallopeptidase: MFVRTLAVTLGTLLSVGNFGPDLGTASAAPPPVSPQAAAAGLIDVRTVVPDAVIDLRYATPNNFVGVPLYPADARCLIHESMAPGLATAARILRAHGEVLTFWDCYRPHAVQVRMFQAVPDPNWVAKPSQFARSHESGLSVDVTITGVDMGTDFDDFTPRATAYATAGVTPAQQANRARLRDAMVAGGLSVYPGEWWHFNGPGAAEPRPILDVPLN; this comes from the coding sequence ATGTTCGTGCGAACACTCGCCGTCACTCTGGGAACCCTGCTGTCGGTCGGCAATTTCGGGCCGGACCTCGGCACGGCCTCGGCCGCCCCGCCGCCGGTATCGCCGCAGGCCGCGGCGGCCGGACTGATCGACGTCCGAACCGTCGTCCCCGATGCGGTGATCGACCTGCGGTACGCCACCCCGAACAACTTCGTCGGCGTTCCGCTGTATCCGGCCGACGCGCGGTGCCTGATCCACGAATCCATGGCGCCCGGGCTGGCCACCGCCGCCCGGATTCTGCGCGCGCATGGCGAGGTGCTGACGTTCTGGGACTGCTACCGACCGCATGCGGTGCAGGTCCGGATGTTTCAGGCGGTACCGGATCCGAACTGGGTCGCCAAACCCAGCCAGTTCGCGCGCAGTCACGAGTCCGGCCTGTCGGTGGATGTCACCATCACCGGCGTCGACATGGGGACTGATTTCGACGACTTCACGCCGCGCGCGACGGCATACGCGACCGCAGGCGTCACCCCTGCGCAGCAGGCCAACCGCGCCCGGCTGCGGGATGCCATGGTCGCCGGTGGGCTGAGCGTGTATCCGGGGGAGTGGTGGCACTTCAACGGGCCGGGAGCGGCCGAGCCGCGCCCGATCCTCGATGTGCCGCTGAACTGA